Proteins found in one Oribacterium sp. oral taxon 102 genomic segment:
- a CDS encoding DUF1858 domain-containing protein, whose amino-acid sequence MAQIHGEMLVGEIVNQYPNLIDALLEVGMHCLGCPSSQMESLQDACMVHGLNPEEVITMLNGKLAEEA is encoded by the coding sequence ATGGCACAGATTCATGGTGAAATGTTGGTTGGTGAGATCGTTAATCAGTACCCGAACCTGATCGATGCGCTGCTGGAGGTCGGGATGCATTGCCTCGGCTGTCCGAGCTCTCAGATGGAGTCCCTGCAGGATGCCTGCATGGTACACGGGCTGAATCCGGAGGAGGTTATCACGATGCTCAATGGGAAGCTTGCAGAGGAGGCGTAA
- a CDS encoding hemerythrin domain-containing protein — protein sequence MNYSIELMIKEHDDINRMNLVMRNICLGIMEGAEVPTEDFRHIIDFVRNYADKHHHGKEERYLFPKMVERMGAIAENLVTHGMLVEHDLGRGHIRALETALNEYEKRETPELRLDIITEAMGYAHLLQLHTEKENSVVYPFAERSLSAEDFDYVNEGSKRFESEQTEKGVQQKYLTLLENMEEKYRRA from the coding sequence ATGAATTACAGCATTGAACTGATGATAAAGGAGCATGACGATATCAACCGCATGAATCTGGTGATGCGGAACATCTGTCTCGGGATCATGGAGGGGGCGGAGGTGCCGACAGAGGATTTTCGGCACATCATCGATTTCGTGCGGAACTACGCGGATAAGCATCATCACGGCAAGGAGGAGCGGTATCTCTTCCCGAAGATGGTGGAGCGAATGGGAGCGATTGCGGAAAATCTCGTGACGCACGGGATGCTCGTGGAGCATGATCTCGGCAGGGGGCATATCCGTGCGCTGGAGACGGCGCTGAATGAATATGAGAAGCGGGAGACACCGGAGCTTCGGCTGGACATCATTACCGAGGCGATGGGCTATGCGCATCTCCTGCAGCTCCATACCGAGAAGGAGAACAGCGTGGTATATCCCTTCGCGGAGCGCTCCCTCTCGGCAGAGGACTTCGACTATGTCAATGAAGGCAGCAAGCGCTTCGAGTCTGAGCAGACGGAAAAGGGCGTACAGCAGAAGTACCTGACGCTTCTTGAGAATATGGAAGAGAAGTATCGGAGAGCATAG
- a CDS encoding aminopeptidase P family N-terminal domain-containing protein: MREQLKELRELMRKRGIGLYLIPMDDFHQSENVSDYFKTVQYISGFTGDSCQLVVTEEEACLFTDGRYFIQAEKELRGSGITLMRLGEKGVPTLLQYIDGRLPESGTLGFDGRCVDFALGSRLSTLALRKNAALRPDLDLAGELWTDRPALPENRVWILEERWSGRSSEDKLRRLREELAENGADIHVISSLDDIAWLLNLRGGDIPCTPVFLSYLLLDADSAYLFANRKSFPEEVRDYLRALGVKLCDYNGIYDAIRQLRNRSILLESGKTNYAILSGLDESMRVIDRLLPSSADKAVKNPTEVENERLAHLKDGIAVTKYFYFMKHAFDAEGRLTDRAKERLGADRLTEVNGAEYLERLRRELPNFVELSFPTISAYGENAALPHYSPDTENEVEILPHGLYLVDSGGHYFEGTTDITRTMAMGPLTPEERKHFTMVACAMLRLGAVQFLHGSCGVTLDYSAREIFWREGLNYNHGTGHGVGYLLGVHERPNGIRYRLVPERMDSAVLEPGHITSDEPGLYIEGSHGIRLENLVVCEKAFENEYGEFLRFDFLTMCPIDLDALDLTRMEPRDIALLNRYHQTVFEKLSPYFEGEELAWLREATRSAGI; this comes from the coding sequence ATGAGAGAACAGCTCAAAGAGCTCCGGGAGCTCATGCGGAAACGGGGGATCGGTCTCTATCTGATCCCCATGGATGACTTCCATCAGAGCGAAAATGTTTCGGATTATTTCAAGACCGTACAGTATATCTCCGGCTTCACCGGAGACAGCTGTCAGCTCGTCGTCACCGAGGAGGAGGCCTGCCTCTTCACCGACGGCAGATACTTCATTCAGGCGGAGAAGGAGCTCCGCGGCAGCGGCATCACGCTGATGCGGCTGGGAGAAAAGGGCGTCCCGACGCTGCTCCAATACATCGACGGCCGGCTGCCGGAGAGCGGTACGCTCGGCTTTGACGGGCGCTGCGTCGACTTCGCGCTCGGAAGCCGTCTCTCGACGCTTGCATTGCGGAAAAATGCCGCCCTGCGCCCGGACCTCGACCTCGCCGGAGAGCTCTGGACAGACCGTCCGGCGCTGCCGGAGAACCGCGTCTGGATCCTCGAGGAGCGCTGGAGCGGACGCTCTTCGGAGGATAAGCTTCGGAGGCTTCGGGAGGAGCTCGCGGAGAATGGCGCGGACATCCATGTGATCTCGAGCCTTGACGACATTGCATGGCTCCTGAACCTGCGCGGCGGAGATATCCCGTGTACGCCGGTCTTCCTCTCCTACCTCCTGCTCGACGCGGACAGCGCCTATCTCTTCGCAAACCGAAAGAGCTTCCCGGAGGAGGTGCGGGACTATCTCCGCGCGCTCGGCGTCAAGCTCTGCGACTACAATGGGATTTACGACGCGATCCGGCAGCTCCGGAACCGGAGCATCCTGCTGGAGAGCGGCAAGACCAACTACGCTATCCTCTCCGGGCTCGATGAGAGCATGCGGGTCATAGACCGTCTCCTGCCCTCAAGCGCCGATAAGGCGGTGAAGAATCCGACGGAGGTCGAGAACGAGCGGCTCGCCCACCTGAAGGACGGCATCGCCGTGACGAAATATTTCTATTTTATGAAGCATGCCTTCGATGCGGAGGGCAGACTCACGGACCGGGCAAAGGAACGGCTCGGTGCCGACCGCCTCACCGAGGTGAACGGCGCGGAGTATCTCGAACGGCTCCGCCGGGAGCTGCCGAACTTCGTCGAGCTTTCGTTCCCGACCATCTCTGCCTACGGTGAGAACGCAGCGCTCCCGCATTATTCTCCGGATACGGAAAATGAGGTTGAGATCCTGCCGCACGGACTCTATCTCGTGGATTCCGGCGGGCATTACTTCGAGGGCACGACCGACATCACCCGCACAATGGCGATGGGGCCTCTCACACCGGAGGAGCGGAAGCACTTTACGATGGTCGCCTGCGCGATGCTCCGCCTCGGCGCGGTACAGTTCCTGCACGGCTCCTGCGGCGTCACCCTCGACTATTCCGCCCGGGAGATCTTCTGGCGGGAGGGGCTGAATTACAACCACGGCACGGGGCATGGCGTCGGCTATCTGCTCGGCGTGCATGAGCGTCCGAACGGCATCCGCTACCGTCTGGTTCCGGAGCGCATGGATTCCGCCGTCCTCGAGCCGGGACACATCACCTCCGACGAGCCGGGACTCTATATCGAGGGCTCTCACGGCATCCGCCTCGAGAATCTGGTCGTCTGCGAGAAGGCGTTTGAAAACGAGTACGGAGAGTTCCTCCGCTTCGACTTCCTGACGATGTGTCCGATCGATCTCGATGCGCTCGACCTCACCCGGATGGAGCCGCGCGATATCGCACTGCTGAACCGCTATCACCAGACCGTCTTCGAGAAGCTCTCCCCATACTTCGAGGGAGAAGAGCTCGCATGGCTCCGGGAAGCGACCCGAAGCGCAGGCATCTGA
- a CDS encoding HAD-IIB family hydrolase, with product MKKEKSYRGLVAFDVDNTLLDHNTWRIPDSAVRGIRELRRNGYLTAIATGRNMHDRHSEKYLSVIQSDALVHMNGTRVELRDAQALPDWQPGELLTDHLMDRELLQRILRFSEENHYAVGACIADKDYFTHTEDVVRHDIRYWGSSDRSFGDPAELLRLPVRALAYCGGREGGEALQRAFPELHVFMFSESTGADLFEVGYSKLDGLRVLAERFGIDWAESYAFGDSFNDRVMLEGVAHGIAMGNAVPAIRDCADYVTDPIGEDGIWNALRHFGLV from the coding sequence ATGAAGAAAGAGAAGAGCTACAGAGGACTGGTCGCCTTCGACGTGGATAATACGCTGCTCGACCACAATACATGGCGGATTCCGGACTCTGCCGTGCGCGGCATCCGGGAGCTTCGCCGGAACGGTTATCTGACGGCGATCGCCACCGGCAGGAATATGCATGACCGGCATTCGGAGAAGTATCTGTCGGTCATTCAGAGCGACGCGCTGGTACACATGAACGGAACACGGGTGGAGCTTAGGGATGCGCAGGCACTGCCGGACTGGCAGCCGGGAGAGCTTCTGACCGACCATCTCATGGATCGGGAGCTGCTTCAGAGGATACTCCGCTTTTCAGAGGAGAATCACTATGCAGTCGGCGCCTGCATCGCGGACAAGGATTACTTCACCCACACAGAGGATGTCGTGCGGCATGATATCCGCTATTGGGGGAGCAGCGACCGCAGCTTCGGCGATCCGGCAGAGCTCCTGCGCCTTCCAGTTCGCGCGCTTGCCTACTGCGGCGGCAGAGAGGGCGGGGAAGCACTGCAGAGAGCATTTCCGGAGCTCCATGTCTTCATGTTCAGCGAGAGCACCGGCGCGGATCTCTTCGAGGTGGGCTATTCCAAGCTGGATGGCCTGCGGGTGCTGGCGGAGCGCTTCGGGATCGACTGGGCGGAGAGCTATGCCTTCGGGGACAGCTTCAATGACAGGGTCATGCTGGAGGGCGTCGCGCACGGAATCGCCATGGGAAATGCCGTTCCGGCGATCCGGGACTGCGCGGACTATGTGACGGATCCGATCGGGGAGGACGGCATCTGGAATGCGCTTCGGCATTTCGGGCTGGTATAA
- a CDS encoding C40 family peptidase yields MNKSKSFLFLLSAAALLCLPVPAYAAPLHSVPQDVLEAAEAGITAPALSEAVDAEEPDNAAEAEDAAEADSSLSGEAAASAVPAEADSSARAAQLVAFASQYIGNPYRYGGASLTGGADCSGFLMAVYAQFGIELPHSSAAMQGVGSAVGDLAQAIPGDILVYSGHVGIYLGNGQMLSALNRRAGIAVTDARYKRIRAIRRVL; encoded by the coding sequence ATGAATAAAAGTAAATCATTCCTGTTTCTCCTCTCCGCAGCCGCCCTGCTCTGCCTTCCTGTCCCCGCCTACGCGGCTCCCCTGCACAGCGTCCCGCAGGATGTGCTGGAAGCGGCGGAGGCCGGCATCACGGCTCCCGCCCTTTCAGAGGCAGTCGATGCGGAGGAGCCGGACAATGCTGCAGAGGCGGAGGATGCCGCAGAGGCAGACAGCAGCCTCTCCGGAGAAGCCGCTGCTTCGGCAGTTCCTGCCGAAGCGGACAGCAGCGCCCGGGCAGCGCAGCTCGTCGCCTTTGCCTCGCAGTATATCGGCAACCCCTATCGATACGGCGGCGCGAGCCTGACAGGCGGCGCGGACTGCTCCGGCTTCCTGATGGCGGTCTATGCACAGTTCGGCATCGAGCTTCCGCACTCCTCTGCTGCGATGCAGGGGGTCGGCAGCGCGGTGGGAGACCTCGCACAGGCGATCCCGGGAGATATCCTCGTCTATTCCGGCCATGTCGGCATTTACCTCGGAAACGGACAGATGCTGAGCGCGTTGAACCGGAGGGCGGGCATCGCCGTGACCGATGCCCGTTATAAGCGCATCCGCGCGATCCGACGCGTGCTCTGA
- a CDS encoding alanyl-tRNA editing protein has translation MKKNAYYYEIPRGADFTARVLSCTEAEKAPEGLSHSGKLYCVTLDLEGFYPEGGGQPCDRGWIGTEPLLSVQEQEPAAAYSRGARQETAVSETEQPPILHYLAEPLPVGECFLCRIDWVWRDRNSQNHSGEHIISGLIHRRFGFHNVGFHMAMTLPEEVGSAIPAERPGMCIDFDGELSWEMLLEIEREANHIVREDRVLRCFYPSEAELSALPYRSKRALSGSVRLVEIPGADLCACCGTHVRTTGEIGMIKLLSVLRHRGGSRVALCCGDLALWDYEETRDAASAAAQRLSVPVSGLPEAVERQQAELARRELRIGALNEKYFRLKAERFRGSSRICDFETGLNNVELRKYCDFLLRHSGAQLVSVFLPKMREKTGGETEYSYVIGSSVIDLREGGKRLNSLRCGRGGGAPSMLQGTLFGTEEEIRASVKEAFSE, from the coding sequence ATGAAGAAAAATGCGTATTACTATGAGATTCCGCGCGGAGCGGATTTTACGGCGAGGGTTCTCTCCTGCACGGAGGCGGAGAAAGCGCCGGAGGGGCTTTCTCACAGCGGGAAGCTGTATTGTGTGACGCTGGATCTCGAGGGCTTCTACCCGGAGGGCGGCGGACAGCCCTGCGACCGCGGCTGGATCGGGACAGAGCCGCTCCTCAGCGTACAGGAGCAGGAGCCCGCTGCGGCATATTCCCGAGGCGCCCGGCAGGAAACGGCGGTGTCCGAGACGGAGCAGCCGCCGATCCTGCACTATCTGGCGGAGCCGCTGCCGGTCGGGGAGTGCTTCCTCTGCCGAATCGACTGGGTTTGGCGGGACAGGAACTCGCAGAACCACAGCGGAGAGCACATTATTTCCGGTCTGATCCACCGGCGCTTCGGCTTCCACAACGTCGGCTTCCACATGGCGATGACGCTTCCGGAGGAGGTAGGATCGGCGATTCCGGCAGAGCGCCCGGGCATGTGCATTGACTTCGACGGGGAGCTGAGCTGGGAAATGCTCCTGGAGATCGAGCGAGAGGCGAACCACATCGTCCGGGAGGACAGGGTGCTTCGCTGCTTCTACCCGTCGGAGGCAGAGCTTTCGGCGCTGCCCTACCGGAGCAAGAGAGCGCTTTCCGGGAGCGTCCGGCTGGTGGAAATTCCGGGAGCGGATCTCTGCGCCTGCTGCGGCACCCATGTGCGGACGACGGGAGAGATCGGCATGATCAAGCTGCTCTCTGTGCTGCGGCACCGGGGCGGGAGCCGCGTGGCGCTCTGCTGCGGGGATCTCGCGCTATGGGACTATGAGGAGACGCGTGATGCGGCTTCGGCGGCGGCACAGCGTCTTTCCGTACCGGTATCCGGACTTCCGGAGGCGGTGGAGAGGCAGCAGGCAGAGCTTGCCCGGAGAGAGCTCCGGATCGGGGCGCTGAATGAGAAGTATTTCCGTCTGAAGGCGGAGCGCTTCCGGGGCAGCAGCCGGATCTGCGACTTCGAGACAGGGCTGAACAATGTGGAGCTTCGGAAATACTGTGATTTTCTGCTGCGGCATTCCGGTGCGCAGCTCGTTTCTGTCTTTCTGCCGAAGATGAGGGAGAAGACAGGGGGAGAAACGGAATACAGCTATGTGATCGGGAGCAGCGTCATAGACCTCCGTGAGGGCGGAAAGCGGCTGAACAGCCTGCGCTGTGGCAGGGGCGGCGGCGCGCCGTCTATGCTGCAGGGTACGCTGTTTGGTACGGAGGAGGAGATCAGAGCTTCGGTAAAGGAGGCATTTTCGGAATGA
- a CDS encoding NUDIX hydrolase — MKRFADGVLSTLCYLERNGSYLMLYRNKKKNDVNAGKWIGVGGHFEEGESPEDCVLREVREETGYTLTSYRFRGLVTFVSGDGITEYMSLFTADGFTGEEISCTEGELRWVPKEALPDLPLWEGDRIFLRLLAEDAPFFSLKLVYDGRGGLTETVLDGKRLRKH; from the coding sequence ATGAAACGCTTTGCAGACGGGGTGCTGAGCACGCTCTGCTATCTCGAGAGAAATGGGAGCTATCTGATGCTGTACCGGAATAAAAAGAAAAATGATGTCAATGCAGGGAAATGGATCGGTGTCGGCGGGCATTTCGAGGAGGGGGAGAGTCCGGAGGACTGCGTGCTTCGAGAGGTGCGGGAGGAGACCGGCTATACACTGACGAGCTACCGCTTTCGCGGACTCGTGACCTTTGTCTCCGGAGACGGCATCACTGAATATATGTCTCTGTTTACGGCGGACGGCTTCACCGGGGAGGAGATTTCCTGTACGGAGGGAGAGCTTAGGTGGGTGCCGAAGGAGGCGCTGCCGGATCTTCCGCTCTGGGAGGGGGATCGGATTTTTCTTCGCCTGCTCGCGGAGGACGCACCGTTTTTCTCCCTGAAGCTCGTCTACGACGGAAGGGGAGGTCTGACAGAGACCGTGCTGGACGGAAAAAGGCTGAGGAAACACTGA
- a CDS encoding CPBP family intramembrane glutamic endopeptidase yields MPSQLKRFVKSHINRLAIALFVYELIFQLGSAVLLLAGTGLFQNEYFAMILCSALALLSVYLILGRPEPVPAPAGRFSPLKYLWLLLLFYGMQLLAICLTLPVERLLRGLGFSLEQAAEAAGGGRLSDPLMLFYTVLFAPLFEELLFRCYLYGSLRRFGRSFAVFSTAFLFALMHGNILQFLAAFLIGLLLAGIRERWGLRYAILLHLSNNALAILFNNYTENAAPVYGLYLFLLFGGTAALLLTVLRSFRPWREQLRQEQSLRSMLGCFFSSVCMLILILCFLALAALNLN; encoded by the coding sequence ATGCCCTCACAGCTGAAGCGTTTCGTCAAATCCCATATCAACCGGCTGGCAATCGCCCTCTTTGTCTACGAGCTGATCTTCCAGCTCGGGAGCGCTGTCCTTCTCCTCGCCGGAACCGGACTTTTTCAGAATGAATACTTCGCGATGATCCTCTGCTCCGCCCTCGCGCTGCTCTCCGTCTACCTGATTCTGGGACGCCCCGAGCCTGTTCCTGCACCCGCCGGGCGCTTCTCCCCGCTGAAATACCTCTGGCTTCTGCTGCTCTTCTACGGAATGCAGCTGCTCGCGATCTGTCTGACCCTGCCGGTCGAGAGGCTGCTCCGCGGACTCGGCTTCTCCCTGGAGCAGGCGGCGGAGGCCGCGGGCGGCGGCAGGCTCTCCGACCCGCTGATGCTCTTCTACACCGTGCTCTTCGCACCGCTCTTCGAGGAGCTGCTCTTCCGCTGCTATCTCTACGGAAGCCTCCGGCGCTTCGGCAGAAGCTTCGCGGTCTTCAGCACCGCCTTTCTCTTCGCGCTGATGCACGGAAATATCCTGCAATTCCTCGCCGCCTTCCTGATCGGTCTGCTGCTCGCCGGAATCCGGGAGCGCTGGGGGCTTCGCTATGCGATCCTCCTGCATCTTTCGAACAATGCGCTCGCGATTCTATTCAATAATTACACCGAAAACGCAGCGCCCGTCTACGGGCTGTACCTCTTCCTGCTTTTCGGCGGTACCGCCGCGCTCCTTCTGACCGTGCTCCGCAGCTTCCGCCCATGGCGGGAGCAGCTCCGGCAGGAGCAGAGCCTCCGATCTATGCTCGGCTGCTTCTTCAGCTCTGTCTGTATGCTTATCCTGATCCTCTGCTTCCTCGCCCTCGCGGCACTGAATCTAAATTAG
- the recJ gene encoding single-stranded-DNA-specific exonuclease RecJ, translated as MKKWFLYGKKADFDAIAKRFSIDPVTARILRNRELRTEEEIDRYLNGRMEDRYSPLLLPDSIRCMNLLDRAVSEGRRIRIVGDYDVDGVCATYILYTGLKKLGASVDYEIPDRIRDGYGINRSIIVRAKEEGISLLLTCDNGISAIEELRYAGELGIQVLVTDHHDVRQDEHGRDILPSAVAVVDAKRQGSRYPFPEICGAVVAWKVIELLYSKRNLPKESAAFALEFAAIATVCDVVRLRDENRIIVREGLRQILRTENRGLRALLQVTGLLEQEKLSAYHLGFQLGPCINAGGRLESAKTALRLFLSEDEAEASSYAVRLKELNEARKDMTREACERAYEQVEQRYREDRVLVISLPELHESLAGIVAGRVRERYYRPSFVVTNAEPAEDGSPMSKGSGRSIEDYPMAERLSEAAELLTKFGGHPLAAGFSLRTENLERFRQELNRLAKLSEEALQEKLWIDVPMPIDYIREELVQEWEKLEPYGAGNEKPLFACKGLRILSVNVLGRNRNAVKLRLRSAGGRELPAMLFADGDAFRQELAGRSSMDIAYYPTIHEYQGRRELQLTISDYRLC; from the coding sequence ATGAAAAAATGGTTTTTATATGGCAAGAAGGCGGATTTCGACGCGATCGCGAAGCGGTTCTCCATCGACCCGGTAACGGCACGGATCCTTCGGAACCGCGAGCTCCGGACAGAGGAGGAGATCGATAGGTATCTGAATGGCAGGATGGAGGATCGGTATTCTCCGCTTCTCCTGCCGGACAGCATTCGCTGCATGAATCTGCTGGATCGGGCGGTTTCGGAGGGACGGCGGATCCGCATCGTGGGGGACTATGATGTGGATGGGGTCTGCGCGACCTATATTCTCTACACAGGGCTGAAAAAGCTGGGGGCGAGTGTGGACTATGAGATTCCGGATCGGATCCGGGACGGCTATGGGATCAACCGGAGCATTATTGTGCGCGCGAAGGAGGAGGGCATCTCTCTCCTTCTGACCTGCGACAACGGCATCTCTGCGATAGAGGAGCTTCGTTATGCCGGGGAGCTGGGGATACAGGTGCTGGTGACCGATCACCATGATGTGCGGCAGGACGAGCATGGCAGGGACATACTGCCTTCTGCTGTCGCGGTGGTGGATGCCAAGCGGCAGGGCAGCCGCTACCCCTTCCCGGAGATCTGCGGCGCGGTCGTGGCGTGGAAGGTCATAGAGCTTCTGTATTCGAAGCGGAACCTCCCGAAGGAGAGCGCTGCCTTCGCGCTGGAGTTCGCGGCGATCGCGACGGTCTGTGATGTGGTGCGGCTGCGGGACGAGAACCGCATTATTGTCCGGGAGGGGCTCCGGCAGATTCTCCGGACGGAGAACCGCGGACTGCGTGCGCTCCTTCAGGTGACGGGGCTGCTTGAGCAGGAAAAGCTCTCCGCCTACCACCTCGGCTTCCAGCTCGGCCCCTGCATCAACGCGGGAGGGAGGCTGGAGAGCGCGAAGACGGCGCTCCGGCTCTTCCTTTCGGAGGACGAGGCGGAGGCCTCCTCCTATGCCGTCCGGCTGAAGGAGCTGAACGAGGCGCGCAAGGATATGACGCGGGAGGCGTGCGAGCGTGCGTATGAGCAGGTGGAGCAGCGGTACCGGGAGGATCGGGTGCTCGTGATTTCCCTGCCGGAGCTCCATGAGAGCCTCGCCGGAATTGTAGCCGGACGGGTGCGGGAGCGCTATTACCGTCCGAGCTTCGTCGTTACGAATGCGGAGCCGGCGGAGGACGGCAGCCCGATGTCGAAGGGCTCCGGACGCTCGATCGAGGACTACCCGATGGCGGAGCGGCTTTCGGAGGCGGCGGAGCTTCTCACGAAGTTCGGCGGGCATCCGCTCGCTGCGGGCTTCTCCCTCCGGACAGAGAATCTGGAACGCTTCCGGCAGGAGCTGAACCGGCTGGCGAAGCTTTCGGAGGAGGCATTGCAGGAGAAGCTCTGGATCGATGTCCCGATGCCGATTGATTATATCCGGGAGGAGCTGGTGCAGGAGTGGGAGAAGCTCGAGCCCTATGGCGCGGGCAATGAGAAGCCGCTCTTCGCCTGCAAGGGGCTCCGCATCCTCTCCGTGAACGTACTCGGGCGGAATCGGAACGCCGTGAAGCTTCGCCTCCGCTCCGCGGGCGGACGGGAGCTCCCCGCGATGCTCTTCGCCGACGGGGATGCGTTCCGGCAGGAGCTCGCAGGGAGGAGCAGCATGGATATCGCCTATTACCCGACCATCCACGAGTATCAGGGGAGGAGAGAGCTGCAGCTCACGATCTCGGACTACCGGTTGTGCTGA
- the glyA gene encoding serine hydroxymethyltransferase — MIKEIMDYIAAADPEVGAGILREYERQQHNIELIASENILSPASMLAMGTVLTNKYAEGYPGKRYYGGCAHIDELESIAIERARELFHCDYANVQPHSGAQANMAVTMAVCEPGDKILGMSLDAGGHLTHGSPVNFSGKYFRIVPYGVNADGYIDYDTLEALAVREKPRMIIAGASAYPRVIDFRRFREIADLCGAVLWVDMAHIAGLVAAGLHPSPMPYADVVTTTTHKTLRGPRGGLILANAEAAEKYNFNKAIFPGCQGGPLEHVIAAKAICFGEALKPEFKAYQRQLVKNCAVLAGAMQEKGFRLVSGGTDNHLMLVDLTNLEVSGKELQNRCDEVNITLNRNAIPNDPRSPFVTSGVRIGTAAVTTRGFREEDMEPIADCIWRAATDFEGSQEEIRRTVAMLVKKYSIYEG, encoded by the coding sequence ATGATAAAAGAAATCATGGATTACATCGCGGCGGCGGATCCGGAGGTCGGAGCGGGTATCCTCCGGGAGTATGAGAGGCAGCAGCATAATATCGAGCTGATCGCCTCGGAGAATATCCTTTCGCCTGCGTCCATGCTCGCGATGGGAACGGTGCTGACGAACAAATACGCGGAGGGCTATCCCGGAAAGCGCTACTATGGCGGCTGCGCCCATATTGACGAGCTGGAAAGCATCGCGATCGAGCGCGCCAGGGAGCTCTTTCATTGCGACTATGCCAATGTGCAGCCGCATTCCGGCGCGCAGGCAAATATGGCGGTGACCATGGCGGTCTGCGAGCCGGGCGACAAGATCCTCGGGATGTCTCTCGACGCGGGCGGGCATCTCACCCACGGCTCGCCGGTGAATTTCTCCGGAAAATATTTCCGGATCGTGCCCTACGGCGTGAATGCGGACGGGTATATCGATTATGACACGCTCGAGGCGCTTGCCGTGCGGGAGAAGCCGCGGATGATCATAGCCGGAGCCTCTGCCTACCCGCGCGTAATCGATTTCCGGCGCTTCCGTGAGATCGCGGATCTGTGCGGCGCGGTACTCTGGGTGGATATGGCGCACATTGCCGGGCTCGTCGCGGCAGGCCTGCATCCGTCCCCGATGCCCTATGCGGACGTGGTGACGACCACGACCCACAAGACGCTCCGCGGGCCGCGCGGCGGGCTGATCCTCGCCAATGCGGAGGCGGCGGAGAAATACAATTTCAACAAGGCGATCTTTCCGGGCTGTCAGGGCGGTCCGCTCGAGCACGTTATCGCAGCGAAGGCGATCTGCTTCGGTGAGGCGCTGAAGCCGGAGTTCAAGGCATATCAGCGGCAGCTCGTGAAGAACTGTGCGGTGCTCGCCGGGGCAATGCAGGAGAAGGGCTTCCGTCTCGTTTCCGGCGGCACGGACAACCACCTGATGCTGGTGGATCTCACGAATCTGGAGGTATCCGGCAAGGAGCTGCAGAACCGCTGCGATGAGGTCAACATTACCTTGAACCGGAATGCAATTCCGAATGATCCGCGCTCCCCGTTTGTTACCTCCGGCGTCCGGATCGGTACCGCTGCGGTGACGACCCGCGGCTTCCGCGAGGAAGATATGGAGCCGATTGCCGATTGCATCTGGAGGGCGGCGACGGATTTCGAGGGCTCGCAGGAGGAGATCCGCCGCACTGTCGCTATGCTGGTAAAGAAGTATTCGATTTATGAGGGCTGA